One part of the Rutidosis leptorrhynchoides isolate AG116_Rl617_1_P2 chromosome 1, CSIRO_AGI_Rlap_v1, whole genome shotgun sequence genome encodes these proteins:
- the LOC139886361 gene encoding uncharacterized protein, which translates to MDNIVQFTNLNNLHSGLINPNVRVKVFAVWRKTFWKFPDHALALEVVLIDHQGHKILATIDRNLIAFFEAILVEGHFFDISGFNVVPYKDHYKFVDNLWKIQFLLHTNLEQCPPFNLPNDGYFPVNYPDILSSALYPTRAFDVVGQLVELTHLRVTLVNGHPMQSIQFTMQDLTGHRIKVSFTSHNAVQLYNYVTTHLHEAVPIICLLNNCFIKEWQGVPVVANHVWGTRLFINEHIDSIVDYTAVLQNLGGEGVVDGVNEQNNGAVVFIDD; encoded by the exons ATGGACAATATAGTGCAGTTCACTAATTTGAACAATTTACATTCTGGATTAATAAATCCTAATGTCCGAGTCAAGGTTTTCGCAGTATGGAGAAAAACCTTTTGGAAGTTTCCGGATCATGCACTTGCTTTGGAGGTTGTGCTAATTGATCATCAG GGACATAAAATCCTTGCAACCATCGATAGGAATTTAATAGCGTTCTTTGAAGCAATCTTAGTTGAAGGTCATTTTTTTGACATATCGGGCTTTAATGTGGTTCCATACAAAGATCATTATAAGTTTGTAGATAACTTGTGGAAGATCCAGTTTCTACTTCACACCAACCTTGAGCAATGTCCACCATTTAATCTTCCAAATGACGGATACTTTCCTGTTAATTACCCCGACATCCTCTCGTCAGCATTATATCCAACTCGCGCTTTTG ATGTTGTTGGACAACTGGTGGAACTAACACACCTGCGTGTGACACTTGTGAATGGACACCCTATGCAATCTATTCAATTTACTATGCAAGATTTAAC TGGTCATAGGATCAAAGTTTCGTTTACGTCACATAATGCGGTACAACTATATAATTATGTTACAACTCATTTACATGAGGCAGTTCCAATAATTTGCTTGCTAAACAACTGCTTCATTAAAGAGTGGCAAG GTGTTCCTGTAGTTGCTAACCACGTTTGGGGTACTCGACTTTTCATCAATGAGCATATCGACTCTATCGTTGACTACACGGCAGT tctTCAAAACCTAGGAGGTGAAGGTGTTGTTGATGGTGTGAATGAGCAAAACAATGGTGCGGTTGTTTTTATTGATGATTAG